The Kwoniella mangroviensis CBS 8507 chromosome 1 map unlocalized Ctg02, whole genome shotgun sequence genome window below encodes:
- a CDS encoding transaldolase, with amino-acid sequence MTNALDALKATGTVVVSDTGDFGSIDAFKPQDATTNPSLILAATKLEKYAKLIDPAVEYAKKKGGELEVQAENALDRLLVEFGSEILKIIPGRVSTEVDAKFSFDTQATINKAHQIIDLYKEQGISKDRVLIKIASTYEGIQAAKKLEEEGIHCNLTLLFGFGQAVACAEAGVTLISPFVGRILDWYKKANPDTNYTADTDPGVKSVQKIFNYYKQHGYKTIVMGASFRNTGEITALAGCDYLTIAPKLLDELAKSNDAVPKKLDAKDADSAPIDKVSYLDDEAKFRWALFEDQMAFEKLHEGIRGFAKDGQTLKDLLKAKLQ; translated from the exons ATGACCAACGCTCTTGACGCCCTTAAAGC CACCGGTACCGTCGTCGTATCTGACACTGGAGACTTCGGTTCCATCGACGCCTTCAAGCCTCAAGATGCTACCACCAACCCTTCATTGAT TCTCGCCGCTACCAAGCTTGAGAAGTACGCTAAGCTCATCGACCCTGCTGTCGAGTACgctaagaagaagggagg TGAGCTCGAAGTACAAGCCGAGAACGCCCTTGATCGACTCCTCGTTGAATTCGGTTCCGAGatcctcaagatcatccCCGGTAGAGTCTCAACTGAAGTTGATGCTAAATTCTCCTTCGACACCC AAGCCACTATCAACAAAGCccaccaaatcatcgatctctACAAGGAGCAAGGTATCTCCAAGGACCGAGTTTTGATCAAGATTGCTTCCACTTATGAAGGTATCCAAGCCGCCAAGAAgcttgaggaggaaggtatcCA CTGTAACTTGACTCTCCTCTTCGGTTTCGGCCAAGCTGTCGCCTGTGCTGAGGCTGGTGTCACCCTCATTTCGCCCTTCGTTGGGAGA ATCCTCGATTGGTACAAGAAGGCCAACCCCGACACCAACTACACCGCTGACACCGACCCAGGAGTCAAGTCCGTCCAAAAGatcttcaa CTACTACAAGCAACACGGATACAAGACCATCGTCATGGGAGCTTCTTTCAGAAACACTGGTGAAATCACTGCTCTTGCCGGTTGTGATTACTTGACCATCGCTCCTAAACTCTTGGACGAATTGGCCAAATCCAA CGACGCCGTCCCCAAAAAACTCGATGCTAAAGATGCCGACTCCGCTCCTATCGACAAAGTCTCATACCTCGACGACGAAGCTAAATTCAGATGGGCTTTGTTCGAAGACCAAATGGCTTTCGAGAAGCTCCACGAAGGTATCAGAGGATTCGCCAAGGATGGTCAAACCCTCAAAGACCTCCTTAAAGCTAAACTCCAATAA